The genomic DNA TGCAGGACTACGAGATCGAGCTGCGGGCCGACGAGGTCATGCTGCTGGACGTCATCCTGCGCATCAAGACGATGGACAACTCGCTGACGTTGCGAAAGTCCTGCCGGGAAGGCGTGTGCGGCTCCGATGCCATGAACATCAACGGCCGCAACGGGCTGGCGTGCATCACGCCGGTGCGGGGCCTGAAGCAGCCGGTGCTGCTGCGGCCACTGCCGAGCTTCCCGGTCATCCGCGACCTGGTGGTCGACATGACCCGGTTCTTCAAGCAGTACCACTCGATCAGGCCGTACCTGATCAACGACGAGCCGCCGCCGGAAAAGGAGCGCCTGCAGTCGCCGGAAGACCGCGACAAGCTCAACGGCCTGTACGAATGCATCATGTGCGGCTGCTGCACGAGCCAATGTCCGTCGTCCTGGTGGAATCCGGAAAAATTCGTCGGACCGGCGGGACTGCTGCAGGCCGATCGCTTCATCGCCGACAGCCGCGATCGGGCCACGCAGGAGCGCCTCGACGACCTGGACGACGTCTATCGCTTGTTCCGCTGCCGTTCGATCATGAACTGCACCGAGGTCTGCCCGAAGGGCCTGGCGCCATCGCGTGCCATCGAGAAGATCAGG from Variovorax sp. PBL-E5 includes the following:
- a CDS encoding succinate dehydrogenase iron-sulfur subunit, whose protein sequence is MRFSIFRFNPEHDEKPYMQDYEIELRADEVMLLDVILRIKTMDNSLTLRKSCREGVCGSDAMNINGRNGLACITPVRGLKQPVLLRPLPSFPVIRDLVVDMTRFFKQYHSIRPYLINDEPPPEKERLQSPEDRDKLNGLYECIMCGCCTSQCPSSWWNPEKFVGPAGLLQADRFIADSRDRATQERLDDLDDVYRLFRCRSIMNCTEVCPKGLAPSRAIEKIRLMLVKVSF